A portion of the Kribbella jejuensis genome contains these proteins:
- a CDS encoding bacterial proteasome activator family protein — protein MTESSSEGQTVPMAGARTEDGKVLIVGPDGMAVEGPPRSDSNDDDRDDEPRSVTELVEQPAKVMRVANMIRQLLEEVKSAPLDEASRARLRSIHEASIKELESGLAPELVEELERLSLDFTDDSTPTDAELRIAQAQLVGWLEGLFHGIQTALFAQQMAARQQLEQMRRALPGGQQLPADGQFPAAPQASETNGPGSGGMYL, from the coding sequence ATGACCGAGAGCAGCAGCGAAGGCCAGACAGTTCCGATGGCCGGGGCGCGCACCGAGGACGGCAAGGTGCTGATCGTCGGGCCGGACGGCATGGCCGTCGAGGGACCGCCGCGCTCCGACAGCAACGACGACGACCGCGACGACGAACCGCGCTCGGTCACCGAGCTGGTGGAGCAACCGGCCAAGGTGATGCGGGTCGCGAACATGATCCGGCAGCTCCTCGAAGAGGTGAAGTCGGCGCCGCTGGACGAGGCCTCCCGGGCCCGGCTGCGGTCGATCCACGAGGCCTCGATCAAGGAGCTGGAGAGCGGCCTGGCGCCGGAGCTGGTCGAGGAGCTGGAGCGACTCAGCCTCGACTTCACCGACGACAGCACGCCGACCGACGCCGAACTGCGGATCGCGCAGGCACAGCTGGTGGGCTGGCTCGAAGGCCTGTTCCACGGCATCCAGACGGCGTTGTTCGCACAGCAGATGGCCGCCCGCCAGCAGTTGGAGCAGATGCGCCGCGCCCTCCCGGGCGGTCAGCAGCTGCCGGCCGACGGGCAGTTCCCCGCCGCACCACAGGCGAGTGAGACCAACGGCCCGGGCAGCGGCGGGATGTACCTGTAG
- a CDS encoding HAD family hydrolase, translating into MSAPRLIATDLDGTLVRSDGTVSERTRAAVLAAQAAGSVFVMVTARPPRWLHDLSYLVGDHGVAIVANGAILYDVLRRKAIRTRLIDPTVALEVARAIRAAIPDVQFAIERPDRYGQEPVYLNRWPKPDDTLVANVDVLLAEPAAKLLVRHPSLHSDDLLALVNPLVGQRVSASHSGGHGLVEIAASGVSKAAMLADFAASQGISADETIAFGDSVNDLPMLAWAGTSYGVANAHPDVLAVVDRIAPANDEDGVAAVLEEFFQPLN; encoded by the coding sequence GTGAGTGCACCCCGCCTGATAGCCACCGATCTCGACGGAACGCTCGTCCGCAGCGACGGCACGGTGTCCGAACGCACCCGCGCCGCGGTGCTCGCGGCGCAGGCCGCGGGAAGTGTTTTCGTGATGGTCACCGCCCGGCCACCTCGCTGGCTGCACGACCTGTCGTACCTGGTCGGCGACCACGGAGTCGCGATTGTTGCCAACGGCGCCATTCTGTACGACGTCCTGCGGCGTAAGGCGATCCGCACCCGGTTGATCGACCCGACCGTCGCGCTCGAGGTGGCGCGGGCGATCCGGGCCGCGATCCCGGACGTACAGTTCGCGATCGAGCGACCGGACCGCTACGGACAGGAACCGGTCTACCTCAATCGGTGGCCGAAACCCGACGACACGTTGGTCGCGAACGTCGACGTACTGCTCGCCGAACCGGCCGCGAAACTGTTGGTGCGGCACCCGAGTCTGCACTCCGACGACCTGCTCGCCTTGGTGAATCCTTTGGTGGGCCAACGAGTCTCGGCCAGTCACAGCGGAGGTCACGGTTTGGTGGAGATCGCCGCGAGCGGGGTGAGCAAGGCCGCGATGCTGGCCGATTTCGCCGCCAGTCAAGGGATCTCGGCGGACGAGACGATCGCCTTCGGTGACTCGGTCAACGATCTCCCGATGCTCGCCTGGGCCGGCACGTCGTACGGCGTCGCGAACGCGCACCCCGACGTCCTCGCGGTCGTCGACCGGATCGCGCCGGCAAACGACGAGGACGGCGTCGCCGCCGTCCTCGAGGAGTTCTTCCAGCCTTTGAACTAA
- a CDS encoding HAD family hydrolase has protein sequence MTGAQDFGPPTVVALDIDGTLLDHDDGLSPAVLDAVRRTAEQVPVVLATGRAWSTTAPIAQRLRLPAGGFVVCSNGARTIRYPDGAVVDERTFDPTTVIRSVRRYAPNARMAVEDADGSYLVTAPFPDGDLGANARIRVVSDAELAPQPVTRLIIRDPDQSESDFVNLAERLGLHGVSYFVGWTAWLDIAPEGVDKSTGLKVALAQLGLDPSGLLAIGDGRNDIEMLNYAGFGVAMGSAPDEVKVAADEVTKSVQDDGAAATLNRWF, from the coding sequence ATGACCGGAGCGCAAGATTTCGGGCCGCCGACAGTAGTTGCCCTGGACATCGACGGAACCCTGCTCGACCACGACGACGGCCTGTCGCCGGCAGTCCTCGACGCGGTCCGGCGGACCGCCGAGCAGGTTCCGGTCGTGCTGGCCACCGGTCGCGCCTGGTCGACGACCGCGCCGATCGCCCAGCGGCTCCGGCTGCCGGCCGGCGGATTCGTTGTCTGCAGCAACGGTGCGCGCACGATCCGTTACCCCGACGGCGCGGTCGTCGACGAGCGCACCTTCGACCCGACGACGGTGATCCGGTCGGTACGCCGGTACGCGCCGAACGCCCGGATGGCCGTCGAGGATGCGGACGGCAGCTACCTGGTCACCGCTCCGTTCCCGGACGGCGACCTGGGCGCGAACGCGAGGATCCGGGTGGTCAGCGACGCGGAGCTCGCGCCGCAACCCGTGACCCGGTTGATCATCCGGGACCCGGACCAGTCCGAGAGTGACTTCGTCAACCTGGCGGAACGCCTCGGCCTGCACGGGGTCAGCTACTTCGTCGGCTGGACGGCCTGGCTCGACATCGCGCCGGAAGGTGTGGACAAGTCGACCGGGCTGAAGGTCGCGCTCGCCCAGCTCGGCCTGGACCCGTCCGGGCTGTTGGCGATCGGTGACGGACGCAACGACATCGAGATGCTCAACTACGCCGGTTTCGGGGTCGCGATGGGCTCCGCGCCGGACGAGGTGAAGGTGGCCGCGGACGAGGTGACGAAATCGGTCCAGGACGACGGCGCGGCGGCCACTCTCAACCGCTGGTTCTAG
- a CDS encoding WhiB family transcriptional regulator: MTGCIARPEVFQHRLMEEPPPASATRRTRERYEQLVREAKALCASCPLFTDCLYSAVAEHDVSGFVAGTTAAQRRSIRNLLDVEVQADDFDQLAGARGTRRPVSHEEVLRLRTQYPNDSLESLAMRLGCSLSTVKRHLRRARRGQSPAAKTPRPRPEVSAVLDAFDTVVEQHQGRRGGTRVA, from the coding sequence ATGACCGGCTGTATCGCCCGTCCCGAAGTCTTTCAGCACCGGCTGATGGAAGAGCCGCCGCCCGCGTCCGCAACCCGCCGTACCCGTGAGCGGTACGAACAGCTCGTCCGTGAGGCGAAGGCGCTGTGCGCCTCCTGCCCGCTGTTCACCGACTGCCTGTACAGCGCGGTCGCGGAGCACGACGTGAGCGGTTTCGTCGCCGGAACGACTGCCGCACAACGGCGTTCGATCCGCAACCTGCTCGACGTCGAGGTGCAGGCCGACGACTTCGACCAGCTTGCCGGCGCGCGGGGGACGCGCCGGCCGGTGAGCCACGAAGAAGTCCTGCGGCTGCGCACCCAGTACCCGAACGACAGCCTCGAGTCGCTGGCGATGCGCCTCGGCTGCTCGTTGTCGACGGTGAAGCGGCACCTGCGGCGCGCCCGGCGCGGTCAGAGCCCGGCCGCGAAGACGCCGCGGCCGCGTCCTGAGGTCAGTGCGGTGCTGGACGCGTTCGACACCGTCGTCGAGCAGCACCAGGGCCGGCGAGGCGGCACGCGAGTCGCCTGA